From a region of the Tateyamaria omphalii genome:
- a CDS encoding universal stress protein, translating to MYDNILIPVAFGEDRDHARAEQVAKHLSSDGALITLLHVLEQIPVYAAEFVPSDLVIGNRERLATRLQVMAAELPNGQSALIEGATGRSITDYAQQHGVDLIVMPSHQPALSDILLGSTAAWVTRHAPCAVHVIR from the coding sequence ATGTACGATAACATTCTGATCCCCGTCGCGTTCGGGGAGGACCGTGACCATGCGCGGGCCGAGCAGGTGGCCAAACACCTGTCGTCCGACGGCGCGCTGATCACGCTTTTGCATGTGCTGGAACAGATCCCGGTCTATGCGGCGGAATTCGTGCCCTCTGATCTGGTGATCGGCAATCGCGAGCGTCTGGCGACGCGCCTGCAGGTCATGGCCGCAGAGTTGCCGAACGGCCAGAGCGCGCTGATCGAGGGCGCCACTGGGCGCAGCATCACCGACTATGCGCAACAGCATGGCGTTGACCTGATCGTGATGCCATCGCATCAACCGGCCCTGTCCGATATCCTGTTGGGGTCGACTGCGGCCTGGGTGACACGGCACGCCCCCTGCGCGGTGCATGTGATCCGGTAA